Proteins encoded within one genomic window of Solea senegalensis isolate Sse05_10M linkage group LG11, IFAPA_SoseM_1, whole genome shotgun sequence:
- the LOC122777291 gene encoding leucine-rich repeat and transmembrane domain-containing protein 1: MRVVLACALLSLLSSSHACPKECSCNSDTKVVDCRGQGLYDIPRRLQPDTQELYLQDNRIRGVGSMAFRETPLVRILDLSNNSIASVSPTALLGLRTLQRLSLAYNNLKELDKRLLGPIRSLSHLDLSHNSLWGLPGAMVDGLRNLSHLGLAHNRITRVDRSVLEALTRLDSLTLRGNPWRCDCQLIGLKLWLETFLFKGGAVDEVLCSQPEEMKDRDLQKVPYQLFHVCMTTSYHYLFANIHHLESERLLRTHTHGNHALHIPVVMGEGFGGGGGGGAAGGGAAAGGGGGASAAAAGGGSIPECEPKQRPRPVNLRHAIATVIITGVVCGIVCLMMLAAAVYGCAYAAVMARYQRELKKNEELAAAAAAQAADNAAADEKEPLENAIA; this comes from the exons TGGTACTTGCGTGtgccctcctctccctcctctcttcatcACATGCCTGTCCAAAGGAGTGCTCCTGCAACAGCGACACCAAAGTGGTGGACTGCCGGGGTCAAGGACTGTACGACATCCCCCGACGACTGCAACCAGACACGCAGGAGCTGTACCTGCAGGACAACCGCATCCGGGGCGTGGGGTCCATGGCCTTCAGGGAGACACCGCTCGTGCGCATCCTCGATCTGTCCAACAACTCCATCGCGTCTGTTTCGCCCACCGCTCTGCTGGGTTTGAGGACTCTACAGCGCCTCAGTCTGGCCTACAACAACCTGAAAGAGCTGGACAAGCGGCTGCTCGGACCGATCCGCTCCCTTTCGCACCTGGACCTCTCACATAACAG CCTGTGGGGTTTACCCGGAGCCATGGTGGACGGTCTGAGGAACCTCAGCCACCTGGGTCTGGCACACAACAGGATAACACGAGTGGACCGCTCCGTGTTGGAGGCTCTGACCCGTCTGGACAGCCTCACACTGCGAGGAAACCCCTGGAGATGTGACTGCCAGCTCATCGGCCTCAAACTGTGGCTGGAGACGTTCCTCTTTAAAG GTGGAGCGGTGGACGAGGTCCTGTGCTCTCAGCCAGAGGAGATGAAGGACCGAGACCTGCAGAAAGTCCCCTACCAGCTGTTCCACGTCTGCATGACCACCAGCTACCACTACCTCTTCGCCAACATCCACCACCTGGAGTCAGAGAGGCTGCTGCGCACCCACACCCACGGCAACCACGCTCTGCACATCCCCGTGGTGATGGGGGAGGGctttggtggtggtggaggaggaggagcagcagggggaggagcagcagcagggggaggaggaggagcatcggcagcagcagcaggaggagggagtATCCCAGAGTGTGAACCTAAGCAGAGGCCGCGTCCTGTCAACCTGCGCCACGCTATCGCCACCGTCATCATCACGGGCGTGGTGTGTGGGATTGTGTGTCTGATGATGCTCGCCGCTGCCGTGTACGGCTGCGCCTACGCCGCCGTCATGGCCCGATACCAGCGGGAGCTGAAGAAGAATGAGGAGctggcggcagcggcggcggcgcaGGCGGCCGATAACGCCGCGGCGGACGAGAAGGAGCCACTGGAGAACGCTATCGCCTAA